A stretch of Pseudorhodobacter turbinis DNA encodes these proteins:
- a CDS encoding PEBP family protein — MKPTFAILALCSLCATGAGAETFSSDVWADNWFEMRINGTQVAQDRVPITTERSFNAESFKFEAERPFVVGVVAKDFKENDTGLEYIGTGRQQMGDGGLILQIHDEAGQAVAVSSTDWACEVIHTAPLDKSCEASTNPVAGEGVCTFDAMDEPDGWDTASFDASEWPQASVFTVREVSPKDGYDDINWDPKAELIWGPDLEQSNTVLCRITVN, encoded by the coding sequence ATGAAACCGACCTTCGCCATTTTAGCTTTGTGTTCGCTCTGTGCTACCGGCGCAGGTGCTGAGACTTTTTCATCCGACGTTTGGGCCGACAACTGGTTCGAGATGCGTATCAATGGCACGCAGGTTGCGCAGGACAGGGTACCAATCACGACAGAGCGGTCTTTTAATGCGGAAAGTTTCAAGTTCGAGGCCGAGCGCCCCTTCGTGGTCGGAGTTGTGGCAAAAGACTTCAAAGAAAATGACACTGGTTTGGAATATATCGGAACGGGACGCCAACAGATGGGCGATGGCGGGCTGATCTTGCAAATCCACGATGAAGCGGGGCAAGCCGTGGCTGTCAGTTCCACAGATTGGGCCTGTGAGGTCATCCACACGGCCCCCTTGGACAAATCCTGCGAGGCGTCCACAAATCCTGTGGCTGGCGAAGGTGTTTGCACATTTGACGCGATGGATGAACCAGATGGCTGGGACACCGCATCCTTTGATGCATCAGAGTGGCCGCAAGCCAGCGTGTTTACCGTCCGCGAGGTCAGCCCCAAAGATGGCTACGACGACATCAACTGGGATCCAAAAGCCGAGCTGATCTGGGGACCCGACCTTGAGCAAAGCAACACCGTCTTATGCCGCATTACTGTCAATTAA
- a CDS encoding glutathione S-transferase family protein — protein sequence MKPQSRRDAWSAQQTSGTKRQCDEEETPKSYKLYYAPASASLGVRVILEEIGAHYELLPTNIEMDKSRSQSHLALNPNGWVPVLIWGENAMYECAAITIFLCDRHPEAKLAPAVHEPERGLFLQTLVYFSSAVQNAFQLDYYPDRFADTPATEPR from the coding sequence TTGAAACCGCAATCTCGTAGGGATGCTTGGTCCGCACAGCAAACATCCGGTACAAAGCGCCAATGTGATGAGGAGGAAACCCCCAAGAGCTACAAACTGTACTACGCGCCAGCAAGCGCCTCATTGGGTGTCAGGGTCATTCTGGAAGAGATTGGAGCACATTACGAACTCCTTCCGACCAACATAGAAATGGACAAATCCCGGTCACAAAGCCATCTTGCGTTAAATCCCAACGGCTGGGTACCCGTTCTCATTTGGGGTGAGAACGCAATGTACGAATGCGCTGCTATCACGATTTTTCTTTGCGACCGACACCCCGAAGCGAAACTCGCACCGGCAGTCCATGAACCTGAACGCGGGTTATTTCTTCAGACGCTGGTCTATTTTTCAAGTGCTGTGCAAAATGCATTCCAGCTGGACTACTATCCAGATCGCTTTGCTGACACGCCTGCGACAGAACCAAGGTAA
- a CDS encoding MarR family winged helix-turn-helix transcriptional regulator, which produces MLTEKFQLHLLLHSADLVENELRRQLALIGVRPRQARILDALSRMEPASQIGVARAFNLTPASMSTMTARLIEAGFINREIDPSEARSNLLRLTDRGRSKLHDIHKAWREVDAIITDTIGAENAAILAKLTRELRDGLGGNVPG; this is translated from the coding sequence ATGTTAACTGAGAAATTTCAACTCCACCTTCTGCTCCATTCCGCCGATCTTGTGGAGAATGAACTACGCCGCCAACTGGCCTTGATAGGCGTGCGCCCACGCCAAGCGCGCATCCTCGACGCGCTTTCGCGTATGGAGCCCGCATCACAGATCGGCGTTGCACGCGCGTTCAACCTGACTCCAGCCAGTATGAGCACGATGACAGCACGGCTAATTGAGGCCGGGTTCATCAACCGTGAAATTGATCCATCCGAGGCCCGCAGTAATTTGCTGCGCCTCACGGATCGCGGGCGTAGCAAATTGCACGACATTCACAAGGCATGGCGCGAAGTCGATGCCATAATTACCGACACGATCGGCGCCGAGAACGCTGCAATCCTCGCCAAGCTGACTCGAGAACTGCGCGATGGTTTGGGTGGGAATGTACCTGGTTAA
- a CDS encoding YHYH protein, whose product MNRTLSLLTCSIFVAVGNPVLAHENHCNAVAASVADAGFADSVTVTCSDTQAILTSDTYPDHDMMTGIVGTNEQVPVPADYPAPVILNPVYSGTPLTRDAALGVAVNGVPIYDYTGGGEMSEADLAHHQAQHDTLQTGQLDVCGGHAGRGDDYHYHVSPTCMIAQMANAGPDAIIGWAFDGFPIYGDTNPDGSAIEGGVLDVCNGQTDDTFGYRYHTSQEAPYIVQCLMGELPNFNDLPRVRPLSAASGEGAQPGRPPQGGVQDLVFTQSTDGSRSMDYSYQGADYYIRYTPAETENCYDYTTKTVTNGGDVTEGEFCR is encoded by the coding sequence ATGAACCGCACATTAAGTCTTCTGACCTGTTCGATTTTCGTTGCTGTTGGCAATCCCGTACTGGCCCACGAAAATCATTGCAATGCTGTGGCCGCTTCTGTCGCGGATGCGGGCTTCGCTGATAGCGTCACCGTAACCTGCTCTGACACCCAAGCTATTCTGACATCTGACACCTATCCCGATCATGACATGATGACGGGTATTGTCGGCACCAACGAACAAGTGCCCGTTCCCGCCGACTATCCCGCACCTGTGATCCTGAATCCCGTCTATTCGGGAACGCCTCTAACCCGCGATGCGGCGCTTGGCGTGGCGGTCAATGGGGTGCCTATTTATGATTACACCGGCGGGGGTGAAATGTCTGAGGCTGATTTGGCGCACCATCAGGCTCAACACGACACGCTACAAACGGGCCAGTTGGACGTGTGCGGCGGGCACGCAGGTCGTGGCGATGACTACCACTATCACGTCTCGCCAACCTGCATGATCGCGCAAATGGCCAATGCAGGACCAGACGCAATCATCGGCTGGGCGTTTGACGGCTTTCCGATCTACGGCGACACAAACCCCGACGGCAGCGCCATTGAAGGTGGTGTGTTGGATGTTTGCAACGGGCAGACCGACGACACATTTGGCTACCGCTACCACACTTCACAAGAGGCGCCATATATCGTGCAATGCTTGATGGGCGAGCTGCCGAACTTCAATGATTTGCCTCGTGTGCGCCCCCTGTCAGCCGCAAGCGGCGAAGGCGCGCAACCAGGTCGTCCGCCGCAAGGTGGCGTCCAAGACCTCGTCTTTACGCAAAGCACCGATGGTAGTCGCAGCATGGACTACAGCTATCAGGGCGCGGATTATTACATCCGCTACACGCCCGCTGAGACGGAAAACTGCTACGACTACACCACCAAAACCGTGACCAACGGTGGGGACGTCACAGAAGGGGAGTTCTGCCGATGA
- a CDS encoding YHYH protein codes for MNNKVLYGTAATCALVAVLALNSASFLTPTSANAQEAGTALTSTASAVAAANWSDNVTITIDEDANTFRFESDGVPSHGFAGQYLIPSDPTDQPFADKPAEFFNVENSANYFTASAIDTTITTLPIYSDEVTDTSLGRIGVALSGAQIFNDYEDMARTVTAIDDQVVHDHVAFLDNCNGHTLVDGTSYHYHGIPVCIAEAAAQPGEHSIMIGVLADGFPVYSNFDVGGIVVTNDDLDECGGQFGPTPEFPNGIYHYHLTADEAPYMIDCYHGEIELTSGMGGPDFAAAAETLGVSVSDLMDALGTSNPPDFDAAAEALGISVDDIRTALPAPGQ; via the coding sequence ATGAACAACAAAGTATTATATGGAACGGCAGCAACCTGCGCGTTAGTCGCAGTTCTTGCCCTGAATAGCGCGTCGTTTCTGACCCCAACAAGCGCAAACGCGCAAGAGGCTGGGACGGCTCTCACAAGTACAGCATCAGCAGTCGCGGCGGCGAATTGGTCAGATAACGTCACCATAACCATCGACGAGGACGCGAACACATTCCGGTTTGAGTCCGATGGCGTCCCCAGCCACGGTTTTGCAGGGCAGTATCTGATCCCATCAGACCCGACAGACCAACCGTTTGCAGATAAGCCAGCCGAATTCTTTAATGTCGAGAATTCAGCAAACTATTTTACAGCATCGGCTATCGACACGACGATCACCACGCTGCCGATCTATTCGGATGAGGTGACGGACACGTCACTGGGTCGTATTGGCGTTGCCCTAAGCGGAGCGCAAATATTTAACGATTACGAAGATATGGCCCGCACCGTCACCGCGATCGATGATCAGGTTGTTCATGATCACGTTGCTTTTCTGGATAACTGCAATGGGCACACACTCGTCGATGGAACATCGTACCACTACCACGGTATTCCCGTTTGCATCGCCGAAGCAGCGGCGCAGCCAGGTGAACATTCGATTATGATCGGTGTGCTGGCAGATGGATTTCCTGTGTATAGCAATTTTGACGTCGGCGGGATTGTCGTGACGAACGACGATCTGGATGAATGCGGCGGCCAGTTTGGTCCGACACCGGAATTTCCGAATGGCATCTATCACTACCACCTGACCGCAGATGAAGCACCTTATATGATCGATTGCTATCACGGCGAAATCGAACTTACGTCTGGTATGGGTGGCCCTGACTTTGCTGCAGCGGCAGAGACCCTTGGCGTGTCTGTGTCTGACTTGATGGATGCGCTTGGCACATCAAATCCGCCAGACTTTGACGCGGCTGCCGAGGCACTTGGTATCAGTGTCGATGATATCCGCACCGCATTGCCTGCGCCTGGACAG